The Sphingomonas sinipercae genome contains a region encoding:
- a CDS encoding S24 family peptidase has translation MNSDARAVLERLCLERGEDFAGLSRMLGRNPAYIQQFVRRGVPKKLKEAERRKLARYFSIPESMLGGPDLPDEVASGLVAVRRTLVQASAGPGAIPASETSRPYFAFDERWLRALSASNTGQLSIIRVEGDSMAPTLNAGDDILVDAGDCAERLRDGIYVLRADDVLVVKRLAIHPAGRRVTVQSDNPAYPDWPDCALDDIHCIGRVIWVGRKLG, from the coding sequence ATGAACAGTGACGCACGCGCAGTGCTTGAACGCCTCTGCCTCGAACGCGGCGAGGATTTTGCCGGTCTCTCGCGGATGTTGGGGCGAAATCCCGCTTATATTCAGCAGTTTGTCCGGCGCGGCGTGCCGAAGAAGCTAAAGGAGGCGGAGCGGCGCAAGCTCGCGCGCTACTTCTCCATTCCCGAGTCGATGCTCGGCGGTCCCGACCTGCCGGACGAAGTGGCTTCCGGCCTGGTTGCTGTCCGCCGGACGCTTGTGCAGGCATCGGCAGGACCAGGCGCGATCCCGGCCAGTGAGACTTCGCGCCCGTACTTCGCGTTCGACGAAAGGTGGCTGCGCGCGTTGAGCGCGTCCAACACCGGCCAGTTGTCGATCATTCGAGTCGAGGGCGATTCGATGGCGCCGACGCTCAATGCCGGCGACGACATCCTCGTCGATGCGGGCGATTGCGCGGAGCGGCTGCGGGACGGAATCTACGTCCTTCGTGCCGACGACGTGCTGGTGGTCAAGCGGCTTGCGATTCATCCGGCCGGCCGCCGCGTGACGGTTCAGTCTGACAACCCCGCTTATCCCGATTGGCCGGATTGCGCGCTGGACGACATCCACTGCATCGGTCGCGTCATCTGGGTGGGCCGCAAGCTTGGCTGA
- a CDS encoding autotransporter assembly complex protein TamA, giving the protein MKASGVNGQAAGLRLARTCPSTTMRLLGAAAWLCVPLSPLSAQQAQADPQEAPLDPNAPLDPMTDIGVDWPDLTNLPAEQPRLDAPVVDEPGRQAATILDPNARRQYSIGIEGLDRLSNPDDLVNSFEEQSVLFASRKDEANAAQLQRRSEADAELLTELLHSQGFYDAEVTTRIEPRGAAIAVTLAAEPGERYRFQSVALPGIASAGAEADALRSTYGVRAGDPVVAADVIAAGVDLQVALGERGYALAQVGEREIVIDHETKLATLTIPVTPGPVSQFGEIRVAGDPPFSAHHVAEIARFSSGDRFERDRVDDLRRALVATGLVSTADIKVVPAAANRVDLLVTMQPAPPRTVAGELGYGTGEGLRAEASWQHRNFIRPEGAITVRGIAGTREQLLGVQFRRSNFHRRDRALNLQLAASNTKFDAYRARTVLLAANIERQSNIIWRKKWTWSVGAELLATDERGVFTDPDTKQTRTFLIAALPAELRYDGSDDLLDPTSGFRLGARVSPELSAREGSFTYGRAQLDGSAYRRVRADTVLAGRIRLGTIVGADAAELAPSRRLYSGGGGSVRGYGYQRLGPRDLAGDPVGGRGLAEFSLEARVRRGNFGFVPFLDGGTLTSDILPNVRGWQLGAGLGLRYYSSFGPIRVDVGTPLNRREGDSRIAVTVSLGQAF; this is encoded by the coding sequence ATGAAAGCGAGCGGGGTGAACGGGCAGGCTGCCGGCCTGCGCCTCGCCCGAACCTGTCCATCGACGACGATGCGGCTGCTGGGCGCGGCGGCATGGCTTTGCGTGCCGCTCTCGCCGCTCAGCGCGCAGCAGGCCCAGGCCGATCCCCAGGAAGCGCCCCTGGACCCGAACGCTCCGTTGGACCCAATGACCGATATCGGCGTCGACTGGCCGGACCTCACGAACCTGCCGGCGGAACAGCCCAGGCTCGATGCACCGGTCGTGGACGAGCCGGGCAGGCAAGCGGCGACGATTCTCGATCCTAATGCGCGGCGGCAATATTCGATCGGGATCGAGGGGCTCGATCGCCTCAGCAATCCCGATGACCTGGTCAACAGCTTCGAAGAGCAATCGGTGCTTTTCGCCTCGCGCAAGGACGAAGCGAACGCGGCCCAGCTTCAGCGCCGGTCCGAGGCAGACGCCGAACTGCTGACCGAACTGCTTCACTCGCAGGGCTTTTACGACGCCGAAGTCACTACGAGGATCGAACCGCGCGGTGCCGCGATTGCCGTCACGCTGGCCGCCGAACCGGGCGAGCGATACCGGTTCCAGTCGGTCGCGTTGCCAGGCATCGCGAGCGCGGGCGCCGAAGCGGATGCGCTGCGTTCAACCTACGGGGTTCGAGCAGGCGACCCCGTCGTCGCCGCCGACGTCATCGCCGCCGGCGTCGACCTTCAGGTTGCGCTTGGCGAGCGGGGCTATGCGCTTGCCCAGGTGGGCGAACGCGAAATTGTCATCGACCATGAAACGAAGCTGGCGACGCTGACCATCCCTGTGACGCCGGGACCGGTGTCGCAATTCGGTGAAATCCGGGTTGCCGGGGATCCGCCATTCAGTGCGCATCACGTCGCCGAGATCGCCCGCTTTAGCAGCGGCGACCGCTTCGAACGCGACCGCGTCGACGACCTGCGGCGCGCGCTGGTCGCCACCGGCCTGGTCTCCACCGCCGATATCAAGGTCGTTCCCGCAGCCGCCAACCGCGTCGACCTGTTGGTGACGATGCAGCCGGCGCCGCCGCGCACCGTGGCGGGGGAACTTGGCTACGGCACCGGCGAGGGGCTTCGTGCCGAAGCGAGTTGGCAGCACCGCAACTTCATCAGGCCGGAAGGGGCGATCACCGTCCGCGGAATTGCCGGGACCCGCGAACAATTGTTGGGCGTCCAGTTTCGGCGCAGCAATTTCCACCGGCGCGACCGCGCGCTCAACCTGCAGCTTGCCGCGAGTAACACGAAATTCGATGCTTACCGCGCGCGCACCGTCCTGCTCGCCGCCAACATCGAGCGGCAGAGCAACATCATCTGGCGCAAGAAATGGACGTGGAGCGTGGGGGCCGAGTTGCTCGCCACCGACGAACGCGGCGTCTTTACCGATCCCGATACGAAGCAGACCCGAACGTTCCTGATCGCGGCCCTTCCAGCCGAGCTGCGGTACGATGGGAGCGACGACCTTCTCGATCCGACCAGCGGGTTCCGCCTGGGCGCTCGGGTGAGCCCGGAATTGTCGGCCCGCGAAGGCTCGTTCACCTACGGCAGGGCGCAATTGGACGGCAGCGCCTACCGCCGCGTTCGCGCCGATACGGTGCTCGCCGGGCGAATCCGGCTCGGCACGATCGTCGGTGCGGATGCCGCCGAACTCGCACCGTCGCGCCGGCTTTATTCGGGCGGCGGCGGATCGGTGCGCGGTTATGGATATCAGCGGCTCGGCCCGCGCGACTTGGCCGGCGACCCGGTCGGCGGTCGCGGCCTTGCGGAGTTTTCGCTCGAAGCGCGCGTTCGGCGCGGCAATTTCGGGTTCGTGCCGTTCCTCGACGGCGGCACGCTGACGAGCGACATCCTGCCGAACGTCAGGGGCTGGCAGCTCGGCGCGGGTCTGGGCCTGCGTTATTATTCCTCGTTCGGCCCGATCCGGGTCGATGTCGGAACGCCGCTCAACCGCCGGGAAGGCGATAGCCGGATCGCGGTGACCGTCTCGCTCGGCCAAGCTTTCTGA
- a CDS encoding translocation/assembly module TamB domain-containing protein, which produces MAEAVAEADGVPPRAPYRLKRSWGRRLAQEMAALLLGLAMLLAIALVLLDTAPGHRFVVDRLARVETASGLKFRIGRIEGSIFGKSRLKNVTILDSRGVFFTAPEIALDWSPGAWLYNSLDIESVRAPKATLIRLPKLRPSGRSGPILPSFDIRIGQLTVDRLELQRGVTGTPRVGSLSGQADIRSGFASIRLNAAVEGTDQLAVKLDSEPDRNRFDLEARVRSRADGVLAKMVGWKLPIDLVVTGDGDWSKWRGSAAMNLSGRPAARLSLNADNGRFGLAGVLSPSQFLKGRLMRLTSPSVRVRGSATLSDRILDGQLVLGSRAMTAAARGALDLGNNRFRGVRVGFDLLQPPALFANMRGRNVRLLVTLDGPFATANYAYRLTSPNLAFDNTGFVGVQAEGKARLSKWPMRVPLHLKARAITGLGDQAGAILRNASLDGLLTVTPKFVRGENLQLRSDKLTAKVGLLLDLATGRFEVLLSGGLKRYFIEGLGLVDVLTELRVVPGPGGRGSLVTGTGKAWVRRLDNGFFADLTGGLPRIETQLTRTPDGVLRLSNLQLFSPRLGLSGEGRRDRDGTFHITGRGQQSKYGPLRLQLDGNIARPRVELLLDRPNESLGLRAVRLVLEPTGPGFAYTAAGGSRLGPFTSNGQILLPRGGRTSIAIAALNVGGTTARGTLRSDPGGFNGLLNIAGGGLDGTLAFSPERGAQKIEAHLTAAGLRLPGTFAARSGRLDGTILLAEGRTSLNGVVNARGVELSGLTLARLTANANLVNGRGQVRAAFAGRRGAAFEFSTLADVSPDQIRLTGRGSIDRRPLVLDQAAVLTRAGDGWALAPTRLSFAGGRATVSGNSGSRPSVHAQLQSMPLEVLNIVSPNLDLSGRANGRLDYAWKGSRSGRLDLTVRGLSRPGLVLASEPIDVGIAAVLSGNRAGLRAVAAAGGKVIGRAQARFAPLGGGSVMGALMNAPLFAQVRYQGAADTLWRLSGVEVFDLTGPAAIGADIGGTLVNPVIRGSVRTSNARLESPVTGTVIEQLATQGRFQGSALILDRISGRTPGGGTIVGAGSVSFAGGTTALDLSFNAANALLLNRDDVAGRVTGPIKIKSGGQGGTISGNLRLNEGRFTLGRASNAARVPRLAIQHRGLDEGDVIEAARLHPWRLDLTLAGGNLQVRGLGINSSWRTNLDVRGYADEPRFEGRADLVRGNYEFAGRTFRLERGIIRFRGESPPDPLLDIRAQADVQGLNASVTVQGTGLRPDIQFASVPALPQDELLSRLLFGTSITNLSAPEALQLASAVAALNSDSGNLDPINAIRRAVGLDRLRILPADIATGQRTSIAAGKYIGRKLYVEVITDGREYSATRIEYQVTRWLSLLSSISTIGRTSANLRVSKDY; this is translated from the coding sequence ATGGCTGAGGCGGTGGCCGAGGCGGACGGCGTGCCGCCGCGCGCGCCTTATCGGTTGAAGCGGAGCTGGGGACGGCGGCTGGCGCAGGAAATGGCGGCCCTGTTGCTGGGGCTGGCGATGCTGCTGGCGATTGCCCTCGTGCTGCTCGACACGGCGCCGGGTCACCGTTTCGTCGTCGATCGGCTTGCGCGGGTTGAAACCGCTTCGGGGCTGAAATTCAGGATCGGCCGGATCGAAGGGTCGATCTTCGGCAAGTCGCGCCTCAAGAACGTCACCATTCTCGATTCGCGCGGCGTGTTCTTCACCGCTCCGGAAATCGCGTTGGACTGGTCGCCGGGGGCCTGGCTGTACAACAGCCTCGACATTGAAAGCGTTCGCGCGCCCAAGGCGACCCTGATCCGGCTTCCCAAACTGCGGCCGAGCGGGCGCTCCGGGCCGATCCTGCCTTCGTTCGACATCCGCATCGGGCAGCTGACGGTCGACCGCCTGGAATTGCAGCGAGGGGTGACTGGAACGCCGCGCGTCGGCAGCCTTAGCGGACAGGCCGACATTCGTTCGGGCTTTGCCTCGATCCGCCTGAATGCGGCGGTCGAAGGGACCGACCAGCTCGCGGTAAAGCTCGATTCCGAGCCGGATAGGAACCGCTTCGACCTGGAGGCCCGGGTCCGTTCGCGCGCCGACGGCGTGCTGGCGAAGATGGTAGGCTGGAAGCTGCCGATCGATTTGGTGGTAACCGGCGACGGCGACTGGTCGAAGTGGCGGGGCTCCGCGGCCATGAACCTGTCGGGCCGGCCGGCCGCGCGCCTTTCGCTCAATGCCGATAACGGCCGTTTCGGCCTGGCCGGCGTTCTTTCCCCAAGCCAGTTCCTCAAAGGGCGGCTCATGCGATTGACGTCGCCGAGCGTGCGGGTGCGGGGTTCCGCAACGCTCAGCGATCGCATCCTTGACGGGCAATTGGTGCTCGGTTCGCGGGCGATGACCGCGGCGGCGCGCGGCGCACTCGACCTTGGCAACAATCGTTTCCGGGGAGTCAGGGTAGGCTTCGACCTGCTCCAACCGCCCGCCCTGTTCGCCAACATGCGCGGCCGCAATGTGCGGTTGCTGGTCACCCTCGACGGCCCCTTTGCAACCGCCAATTATGCGTATCGGCTGACTTCGCCGAACCTTGCCTTCGACAACACCGGCTTTGTCGGCGTGCAGGCGGAAGGGAAAGCGCGCTTATCGAAGTGGCCGATGCGGGTCCCGCTGCACCTAAAGGCGCGGGCAATCACCGGGCTCGGCGATCAGGCCGGCGCGATCCTTCGCAACGCCAGCCTCGATGGCCTGCTGACCGTCACGCCGAAGTTCGTGCGCGGCGAAAATCTGCAGCTGCGGAGCGATAAGCTTACCGCGAAGGTCGGGCTTTTGCTCGACCTTGCAACGGGCCGCTTCGAAGTCCTGCTTTCGGGCGGGCTCAAGCGTTACTTCATCGAGGGCCTTGGCCTGGTCGACGTGTTGACCGAATTGCGCGTCGTCCCAGGTCCGGGCGGCCGCGGCTCGCTGGTCACCGGCACCGGCAAGGCGTGGGTACGGCGCCTCGACAATGGCTTTTTCGCGGACCTGACTGGCGGCCTGCCGCGCATTGAAACCCAGCTTACCCGCACTCCAGACGGCGTCTTGCGGCTGTCCAACCTGCAGCTGTTTTCCCCGCGCTTGGGCCTGTCCGGCGAGGGTCGGCGGGACCGGGACGGGACTTTCCACATCACGGGCCGGGGGCAGCAGTCCAAGTACGGGCCGCTGCGCCTGCAGCTGGACGGGAATATCGCCCGGCCGAGGGTCGAATTGCTGCTCGATCGGCCCAACGAAAGCCTTGGGCTGCGGGCGGTGCGGCTGGTGCTTGAGCCGACCGGGCCGGGCTTCGCCTACACCGCCGCCGGCGGGTCGCGGCTTGGCCCGTTCACCAGCAACGGGCAGATCCTGCTGCCGCGCGGGGGCCGGACAAGCATCGCCATCGCGGCATTGAACGTAGGCGGCACCACCGCGCGCGGGACCCTCCGGTCTGATCCGGGCGGCTTCAATGGATTGCTCAATATTGCCGGCGGCGGGCTCGACGGAACGCTTGCCTTTTCACCCGAACGCGGCGCGCAGAAGATCGAGGCCCATTTGACCGCCGCCGGCCTTCGCCTGCCCGGCACGTTTGCCGCGCGCAGCGGCCGGCTCGACGGCACCATCCTGCTCGCGGAAGGCCGGACCAGCCTCAACGGCGTGGTCAATGCGCGGGGGGTCGAACTCAGCGGCCTGACCCTGGCCCGGCTGACCGCCAACGCCAACCTCGTCAATGGGCGTGGCCAGGTCCGCGCCGCCTTTGCCGGCCGCCGGGGCGCGGCCTTCGAATTCAGCACCTTGGCCGACGTATCCCCCGACCAGATTCGCCTGACGGGGCGCGGCAGCATCGACCGGCGTCCGCTGGTGCTCGACCAAGCGGCGGTGCTGACCCGCGCCGGCGACGGCTGGGCGCTGGCGCCGACCCGGCTGTCGTTTGCCGGCGGGCGGGCGACGGTGTCCGGCAACAGCGGCTCCAGGCCAAGCGTGCATGCCCAGCTCCAGTCGATGCCGCTGGAAGTGCTGAACATCGTTTCGCCCAACCTTGACCTGAGCGGCCGCGCCAACGGCCGGCTTGATTACGCCTGGAAGGGGTCGCGGTCCGGCCGCCTGGACCTGACGGTGCGCGGCCTCAGCCGACCGGGGCTAGTGCTTGCGTCGGAGCCGATCGATGTCGGCATCGCGGCGGTGCTTTCGGGCAACCGGGCCGGGTTGCGCGCCGTCGCCGCGGCCGGCGGCAAGGTCATCGGCCGGGCACAGGCACGGTTCGCTCCGCTCGGCGGCGGTTCCGTGATGGGCGCGCTGATGAACGCTCCGCTGTTCGCGCAGGTTCGCTATCAGGGGGCGGCCGACACCTTGTGGCGATTGTCGGGTGTCGAAGTCTTCGACCTGACCGGGCCCGCAGCGATCGGCGCCGACATCGGCGGCACGCTGGTCAACCCTGTCATCCGCGGTTCGGTCCGGACCAGCAATGCGCGGCTCGAAAGCCCAGTCACCGGCACCGTCATCGAACAGCTTGCGACGCAGGGGCGGTTCCAGGGCTCGGCGCTCATCCTCGACCGCATTTCAGGGCGGACTCCAGGTGGCGGCACGATCGTCGGCGCCGGGAGCGTCAGCTTTGCCGGCGGCACGACCGCGCTCGACCTGTCGTTCAATGCCGCCAACGCGCTCCTGCTCAACCGCGACGACGTCGCCGGCCGGGTGACCGGGCCGATCAAGATCAAGTCGGGCGGGCAGGGCGGAACGATTTCGGGCAACCTCCGGCTCAACGAGGGCCGCTTCACGCTTGGGCGCGCAAGCAACGCCGCGCGCGTGCCTCGCCTTGCGATCCAGCATCGCGGCCTCGACGAGGGCGACGTGATCGAAGCCGCCAGGCTGCATCCCTGGCGGCTGGACCTGACGCTTGCCGGCGGGAACCTGCAGGTGCGTGGCCTTGGCATCAACAGCAGCTGGCGAACCAATCTCGACGTGCGTGGCTATGCCGACGAACCGCGTTTCGAAGGCCGCGCAGACCTTGTCCGCGGCAACTATGAGTTCGCTGGCCGGACCTTCCGGCTCGAACGGGGCATCATCCGCTTCCGCGGCGAATCTCCGCCGGATCCGCTCCTCGATATTCGCGCCCAGGCCGATGTGCAGGGCCTCAATGCCAGTGTCACCGTGCAAGGCACGGGGCTACGCCCCGATATCCAGTTCGCGAGCGTCCCGGCACTTCCGCAGGACGAGCTGCTCTCGCGGCTGCTGTTCGGGACGTCGATTACCAACCTGTCGGCGCCGGAGGCCCTGCAGCTGGCCTCTGCCGTGGCAGCGCTGAATTCGGATTCGGGCAACCTTGACCCGATCAACGCGATCCGCCGTGCCGTCGGGCTCGACCGCCTGCGCATCCTCCCGGCCGACATCGCGACGGGTCAGCGCACATCGATTGCGGCCGGCAAATATATCGGGCGCAAGCTGTACGTCGAAGTGATCACGGACGGGCGCGAATATTCGGCAACTCGGATCGAATATCAGGTCACGCGATGGCTATCGCTGCTGTCGTCCATTTCCACCATCGGGCGAACCAGCGCCAACTTGCGCGTGTCCAAGGATTATTGA